One genomic region from Thermoleptolyngbya sichuanensis A183 encodes:
- a CDS encoding SDR family oxidoreductase has protein sequence MMLLVVGATGTLGRQVVRRALDEGYPVRCLVRSFRRASFLREWGAELVLGDLCEPETLPPAFEGVTAVIDAATARATDSLSVRQVDWEGQVALIQAAKLAGVERFIFFSILDAEKYPDVPLMEIKHCTEQFLAESGLSYTVLRTAGFMQGLIGQYAIPILEKQAVWVTGETSPIAYIDTQDLAKFAVRALKVPETANRTFPVVGSRPWGAYEIIRLCERLSGQESKVSRMPLELLRAARKIARFFQWGWNQADRLAFTEVLATGKPLTAPMDETYQVFGIDPKELTTLEGYMQEYFSLIMKKLKEAEYEKEKAKEKAMKRKMKRSPFKKVEEPKP, from the coding sequence ATGATGTTACTCGTGGTCGGTGCGACGGGCACCCTGGGCAGACAAGTGGTTCGTCGCGCACTGGATGAAGGCTATCCGGTGCGCTGTCTGGTGCGAAGCTTCCGTAGGGCTTCGTTTCTCAGGGAATGGGGCGCAGAGCTGGTGCTGGGAGATTTGTGCGAACCGGAGACGTTGCCCCCTGCCTTTGAAGGGGTTACAGCGGTCATTGACGCGGCAACGGCTCGTGCCACAGATTCCCTCAGCGTGCGCCAGGTGGACTGGGAAGGGCAGGTGGCGCTGATTCAGGCGGCCAAGCTGGCCGGAGTCGAGCGCTTCATTTTCTTCTCCATCCTGGATGCAGAGAAATATCCCGACGTGCCGCTGATGGAAATCAAGCACTGCACAGAGCAGTTTTTGGCAGAATCAGGGCTGAGCTACACGGTTCTGCGGACGGCTGGCTTTATGCAGGGGCTAATCGGGCAGTATGCCATTCCTATTCTCGAAAAGCAGGCTGTTTGGGTGACGGGGGAAACGTCGCCGATCGCCTACATCGACACGCAGGATTTGGCCAAGTTTGCTGTGCGGGCGCTGAAGGTGCCGGAAACCGCTAACCGCACTTTCCCGGTCGTGGGGTCGCGGCCTTGGGGCGCGTATGAAATCATCCGCCTGTGTGAGCGTCTGTCGGGGCAGGAATCTAAGGTGTCGCGGATGCCGCTGGAACTGTTGCGAGCCGCCCGCAAGATTGCCCGGTTCTTTCAGTGGGGCTGGAACCAGGCCGATCGCCTCGCCTTTACCGAAGTGCTGGCAACGGGTAAGCCGCTGACCGCGCCGATGGATGAAACCTATCAGGTCTTCGGCATCGACCCCAAGGAACTGACGACGCTGGAAGGCTATATGCAGGAATACTTCAGCCTGATCATGAAAAAGCTGAAGGAAGCAGAGTACGAAAAAGAAAAGGCGAAAGAGAAGGCGATGAAGCGCAAAATGAAGCGATCGCCCTTCAAAAAGGTCGAAGAACCCAAGCCCTAG
- a CDS encoding 4-hydroxybenzoate solanesyltransferase, producing the protein MVTHPSPQPEPTWLKVVRLLRWDKPAGRLILMIPALWAVVLAARGNPPPILIGVIVLGTLATSAAGCVINDLWDRNIDPQVQRTKTRPLASRALSVRTGIAVALVSMLCAYGLSLYLNPLSFWLCVAAVPVIVLYPLAKRVFPVPQLVLSLAWGFAVLISWSAVTGTLEPETWLLWGATVLWTLGFDTVYAMADREDDLRVGVNSSAIFFGRYAAQAVGAFFTATAVLLGKLGSLMALGWVYWMALLGAIALWIWQYLRLRRTPTAAPNPALYGQIFRQNVWVGFVLLAGMALGFF; encoded by the coding sequence ATGGTGACTCATCCCTCGCCCCAACCCGAACCGACTTGGCTGAAGGTGGTGCGCCTCTTGCGCTGGGACAAGCCCGCCGGACGGCTCATTTTGATGATTCCGGCGCTGTGGGCGGTGGTGCTGGCGGCGCGGGGCAATCCGCCGCCGATTTTAATTGGGGTGATCGTGCTGGGGACGCTGGCCACCAGCGCGGCGGGCTGCGTGATTAATGACCTGTGGGATCGCAACATTGATCCGCAGGTGCAGCGCACCAAAACCCGGCCCCTGGCCTCGCGGGCGCTGTCGGTGCGGACGGGCATTGCGGTGGCGCTGGTGTCGATGCTCTGCGCCTACGGATTGTCGCTGTATCTAAACCCGCTCAGCTTTTGGCTCTGCGTGGCGGCGGTTCCGGTGATCGTGCTGTATCCGCTGGCAAAGCGGGTGTTTCCGGTGCCGCAGTTGGTGCTGTCGTTGGCATGGGGCTTTGCGGTGCTGATTAGCTGGAGCGCGGTAACGGGCACGCTGGAGCCGGAAACCTGGCTGCTGTGGGGCGCGACGGTGCTGTGGACCCTGGGGTTTGACACCGTTTACGCCATGGCCGACCGGGAAGACGATTTGCGCGTCGGGGTCAATTCCAGCGCAATTTTCTTTGGGCGATACGCGGCGCAGGCGGTGGGCGCATTTTTTACGGCGACGGCGGTGCTGCTGGGGAAACTGGGTAGCTTGATGGCGCTGGGCTGGGTCTATTGGATGGCGCTACTAGGGGCGATCGCCCTATGGATCTGGCAATACCTCCGCCTCCGTCGCACCCCCACCGCCGCCCCAAATCCCGCCCTCTATGGACAGATCTTTCGGCAAAACGTCTGGGTCGGCTTTGTTTTGCTTGCGGGGATGGCCCTTGGCTTTTTCTGA
- a CDS encoding thiol-disulfide oxidoreductase DCC family protein → MSSSASAPYFVIYDGNCNLCVNLVKLLESLDRGQMFQYAPMQDEPTLAQFGITPQDCEMGMILLRADAPEVRWQGSDAAEEIGRLLPLGNGFVAAYRALPGVKWAGDRLYEQVRDNRYALFGKRDRLYQSAYPMCGLGDCNLQPDGSPQESSQHNA, encoded by the coding sequence ATGAGTTCGTCAGCCAGCGCACCCTATTTCGTGATTTACGACGGCAACTGCAATCTCTGCGTCAATCTGGTGAAACTGCTGGAATCGCTGGATCGCGGCCAGATGTTTCAATATGCGCCAATGCAGGATGAACCGACGCTGGCGCAGTTTGGCATTACGCCGCAGGACTGCGAAATGGGAATGATTTTGCTGCGGGCAGATGCGCCGGAGGTGCGCTGGCAGGGCAGTGATGCAGCCGAAGAGATTGGGCGACTGCTGCCGCTGGGCAACGGGTTTGTCGCAGCCTATCGGGCGCTGCCGGGGGTGAAGTGGGCGGGCGATCGCCTCTATGAACAAGTCCGCGACAACCGCTATGCGTTGTTTGGCAAGCGCGATCGCCTCTACCAGTCTGCCTATCCGATGTGCGGACTGGGCGACTGCAATTTGCAACCCGATGGCTCACCGCAGGAGTCGAGCCAGCACAACGCCTAG